A window from Primulina eburnea isolate SZY01 chromosome 2, ASM2296580v1, whole genome shotgun sequence encodes these proteins:
- the LOC140824178 gene encoding uncharacterized protein — MSRAQDVRNLVPLDLEIESTLRSIRRARRNNNLTLEFESEAESEIDRKPEVKEMSGEEDNRTLMELHRPAFEGYGSSIIRPTIQANTFELKPGIIQMIQMQVKFGGAPSEDPNAHLENFLSICDTIKCNWVSTDAIRLRLFPFSLQGEAMEWLRDLPAGSITTWDGLVEFFMHRYFPPTKITQLRNEITSFRQRDGESLNSAWSRFKKMLRMCPKHGFSVGQQVETFYYGVDPSVRSMLDAAANGSLYRKTPTAALEIISNMAESNVGWQDNRREKKVGFLEMDAVTAITAKLDGLTHQMAQLQAQKSAPIKSVNQNQGSAEMVGGSSSEMPFMPDMSCEGIQCFGGDSVNYVGNQGRPQYNPYSFSYNPGWRNHPNFGWRQPETAVEPLQFNPPQHPTQQRPPQQPPKPPQGAGPSMPPGFKPQDSKSNLEDMLAKYIAGNEMRWQNHDAMMQRVETQLGQLATQMSTRAPGTLPSDTEKNPKGVNAVTATSPIKQEVIDIEGDKKEEKVSKQESNDTREKGKSLNPNLNIDIKSLPFPQRAKQLQLDTQFSNFLEIFKKLHINILFAEALAQMPSYAKFLKEILSNKRKLVDFETVKLSEECSAILQNKLPPKLKDPGSFSIPCTIGNSNFNKALCDLGASINLMPYSCFEKLKIGEVKPTTISLQLADRSIKYPRGIVEDVLVKVDKFIFPVDFVVLDMEEDREIPLILGRPFLATGKALIDVQKGELVLRLNDESVVFNVFQSIKYPNDKSDCFRIDATDELVECKLQELIGENPLEICLTDSGSGELENEDIKEYVLYLEAGRPISRTVNSRIGELGHVPRPLRSSIEETPILEMKPLPSHLKYLFLLDNDKLPVIVSSTLTGMEEEKLLRVLRDNIKAIGWSIADIKGISSSMCMHKILMEADHKTSTQPQRRLNPAMQEVVKKEVIKLLDAGIIYPISDSRWVSPVQVVPKKGGITVVKNVNNELIPTRTVTGWRVCIDYRKLNDATRKDHFPLPFIDQMLERLAGHSFYCFLDGYSGYMQIPIDPEDQKKTIFTCPYGTFAYKRMPFGLCNAPATFQRCMMAIFHDMIEDFIEIFMDDFSVFGSSFDTCLINLSRVLERCEESNLVLNWEKCHFMVREGIVLGHKISENGIEVDKAKIEVIEKLPAPTNIRGVRSFLGHAGFYRRFIKDFSSIAKPMTNLLIKDVPFDFSAECVQAFQILKEKLITAPVMIAPDWGSPFEVMCDASDTALGAVLGQKKYKCIHVIYYASMTLSAAQLNYATTEKELLAVVFALDKFRSYLIGSKVVVHTDHSALKYLMSKKDAKPRLIRWILLLQEFDLTIIDRKGTENQVADHLSRLENHIQGNDFIRDDFPDEQLFEITNLPWYADFVNYLSSKFIPPHLTYQQKKKFFSDLKYYLWEDPYLFRIWQTA; from the coding sequence ATGAGCCGTGCTCAAGACGTCAGGAATCTAGTGCCACTTGACCTTGAGATTGAAAGCACTCTCCGCAGTATCCGCAGAGCCCGAAGGAACAACAACTTGACTCTGGAATTCGAATCTGAAGCAGAATCCGAAATAGACCGTAAACCAGAAGTTAAGGAAATGTCCGGAGAAGAGGATAACCGTACATTGATGGAGCTTCATCGACCAGCATTCGAAGGTTATGGGTCTAGTATAATCCGCCCTACGATTCAGGCAAATACATTCGAGCTGAAGCCAGGCATCATCCAGATGATCCAAATGCAAGTAAAGTTTGGTGGAGCACCATCTGAAGACCCCAATGCACATCTGGAGAAttttctgtcaatctgtgatacGATTAAGTGCAATTGGGTGAGTACTGATGCCATACGACTCAGACTATTTCCATTCTCCTTGCAAGGAGAAGCTATGGAGTGGCTTCGCGACCTTCCAGCTGGTTCTATCACTACTTGGGATGGGCTAGTTGAGTTCTTCATGCACAGGTATTTTCCCCCTACTAAGATTACACAACTGCGGAATGAAATCACTTCATTTAGACAGAGAGATGGGGAATCACTGAATTCAGCATGGTCGAGGTTTAAAAAGATGTTGAGAATGTGCCCGAAACATGGTTTTTCAGTAGGCCAGCAGGTGGAGACATTTTACTATGGGGTAGATCCTTCTGTGAGATCTATGCTTGATGCGGCAGCAAATGGGAGTCTATACAGGAAAACGCCAACCGCAGCgctcgaaatcatatctaataTGGCCGAGAGCAATGTGGGTTGGCAAGACAACCGCAGGGAGAAGAAGGTCGGATTCCTTGAGATGGATGCTGTGACAGCAATTACAGCAAAACTTGATGGATTGACACATCAGATGGCACAGTTACAAGCACAGAAGTCAGCACCAATCAAGTCAGTGAATCAGAATCAAGGAAGTGCTGAAATGGTTGGTGGTTCATCTAGTGAAATGCCCTTCATGCCAGATATGTCCTGTGAGGGAATACAATGCTTCGGGGGAGACTCAGTTAATTATGTGGGAAACCAAGGCCGTCCACAGTACAACCCATACAGTTTCTCATATAATCCGGGCTGGaggaatcatccaaattttggATGGAGGCAACCTGAAACTGCTGTTGAGCCACTACAGTTCAATCCGCCACAGCATCCTACACAGCAAAGGCCTCCTCAACAACCACCTAAACCGCCACAAGGTGCAGGACCTTCTATGCCACCTGGTTTCAAGCCACAGGATAGCAAGTCGAATCTCGAGGATATGCTTGCCAAATACATAGCTGGGAATGAGATGAGATGGCAAAACCATGATGCCATGATGCAAAGAGTGGAGACGCAACTAGGGCAGCTAGCGACACAAATGTCTACACGAGCTCCGGGTACACTACCTAGTGACACGGAAAAGAATCCAAAAGGTGTCAATGCTGTCACGGCGACGTCTCCCATAAAGCAGGAAGTGATCGATATTGAAGGAGATAAAAAGGAGGAGAAAGTATCCAAGCAAGAGTCCAATGACACAAGGGAGAAAGGTAAGTCTCTAAACCCGAActtgaatattgatattaagtCACTCCCATTTCCCCAAAGAGCAAAGCAACTGCAATTGGATACccaattttcaaattttcttgagattttcaaaaagtTGCACATAAATATCCTATTTGCAGAGGCTTTAGCTCAAATGCCCTCGTATGCTAAATTTCTTAAGGAGATTTTATCGAACAAAAGGAAATTGGTAGACTTTGAGACAGTTAAGCTTTCGGAGGAATGTTCtgcaattttacaaaataaattacctccaaagcttaaggatccaggtagtTTCTCCATCCCTTGCACTATTggaaattcaaattttaataaagCCTTGTGTGACTTAGGTGCAAGCATTAACTTGATGCCATATTCATGTTTTGAGAAGCTGAAAATAGGCGAAGTGAAACCGACTACAATTTCCCTTCAATTGGCtgatagatcaattaaataCCCTAGGGGAATTGTAGAGGACGTCTTAGTTAAGGTTGACAAATTTATTTTCCCAGTGGATTTTGTGGTGttagatatggaagaggatCGTGAGATTCCTCTTATTTTAGGAAGACCGTTTTTAGCCACTGGGAAAGCTCTTATAGACGTACAGAAAGGTGAGTTGGTGTTGAGATTGAATGATGAGAGTGTGGTGTTTAATGTTTTTCAGTCCATCAAATATCCTAATGATAAATCtgattgttttagaattgatgctactgACGAGCTTGTTGAGTGCAAGTTGCAGGAATTGATAGGTGAAAACCCTTTAGAGATTTGTTTGACTGATTCAGGTTCAGGAGAGTTGGAGAATGAGGATATCAAGGAATACGTGCTTTATCTGGAAGCAGGCAGACCGATTTCGAGAACGGTAAACTCTAGGATTGGGGAGCTTGGACATGTCCCAAGACCTTTAAGGTCATCCATTGAAGAAACCCCAATCTTAGAGATGAAACCTCTTCCTTctcatttgaaatatttatttttacttgATAATGATAAACTGCCAGTAATTGTTTCATCTACTTTGACAGGTATGGAGGAAGAGAAACTGCTGCGAGTCTTGAGGGATAACATCAAAGCCATAGGTTGGAGCATTGCAGACATTAAGGGGATCAGCTCTTCcatgtgcatgcacaaaattctgatggaggcCGATCACAAGACATCTACCCAGCCTCAAAGGCGTCTGAACCCAGCTATGCAAGAAGTGGTGAAGAAAGAGGTGATAAAGCTACTggacgcaggtattatctacCCGATTTCTGACAGTAGGTGGGTCAGTCCAGTCCAAGTCGTTCCAAAGAAAGGTGGGATCACTGTGGTGAAAAATgttaataatgaattaattcccACGAGAACTGTTACGGGGTGGCGTGTTTGCATCGACTATAGAAAACTTAACGACGCCACCCGTAAAGATCATTTCCCCCTcccatttattgatcaaatgttggaaagGTTGGCTGGCCAttctttttattgttttctgGATGGTTATTCGGGTTATATGCAAATCCCTATTGACCCTGAAGATCAGAAGAAAACCATTTTTACTTGTCCTTATGggacatttgcatataaacgaATGCCATTCGGTCTATGTAACGCACCAGCGACTTTCCAACGATGCATGATGGCaatttttcatgacatgattgaggacTTTATTGAGATattcatggatgatttttctgtgTTTGGCTCTTCGTTTGATACTTGTTTAATTAACCTGTCTAGGGTTTTGGAAAGATGTGAGGAGTCGAATTTAGtcttaaattgggaaaaatgtcattttatGGTGAGAGAGGGAATAGTGTTGGGGcataaaatttctgaaaatggGATTGAGGTTGACAAGGCAAAAATTGAAGTGATTGAGAAACTCCCAGCCCCAACCAACATTAGAGGAGtgcgtagtttccttgggcatGCGGGTTTCTACAGACgatttataaaagatttttctAGCATTGCCAAACCTATGACTAATTTACTAATAAAAGATGTGCCTTTTGATTTTTCTGCTGAGTGTGTACAGGCATTTCAGATCTTGAAAGAGAAATTGATCACAGCACCTGTGATGATAGCACCTGACTGGGGGTCGCCATTTGAGGTAATGTGTGATGCAAGCGACACGGCGTTGGGGGCAGTGTTGGGACAAAAGAAATACAAGTGCATTCATGTCATCTACTATGCTAGTATGACATTGTCAGCCGCCCAACTGAACTATGCCACCACAGAGAAGGAGCTTCTTGCTGTTGTTTTTGCTCTGGATAAGTTTAGATCGTATTTAATAGGGAGCAAAGTTGTGGTGCACACCGACCATTCGGCCTTGAAATACTTAATGTCTAAAAAGGATGCGAAACCAAGGCTAATTCGTTGGATTCTTCTcttgcaggaatttgacttgACGATTATCGACAGGAAAGGAACAGAAAATCAGGTTGCTGACCATCTCTCGCGTCTGGAGAATCACATTCAAGGTAATGACTTTATTCGCGATGATTTTCCGGATGAACAACTCTTTGAGATCACCAATTTACCATGGTACGCCGATTTTGTTAATTACCTATCAAGTAAGTTCATTCCTCCCCATCTTACGTATCAGCAAAAGAAGAAGTTTTTCTCAGActtgaaatattatttgtggGAGGATCCTTATTTGTTTAGAATATGGCAGACGGCATAA